A window from Streptomyces sp. NBC_00299 encodes these proteins:
- a CDS encoding SigE family RNA polymerase sigma factor, whose amino-acid sequence MNTLHGTSTSAVITRLHDVNGGRGSEKSGAVSGRGCARGTGRQHTAYMTVVDGFAGETHGGAAYREDSGERRRSLSEAEFTAYVQERRASLYATAYHLTGDRFEAEDLLQSALFSTYKAWDRISDKAAVGGYLRRTMTNLHISAWRRRKLNEYPTEELPETPGDTDAMRGTELRAVLWQALARLPELQRTMLVLRYYEGRTDPEIADILDISVGTVKSSIWRSLRRLREDEVLSFGRDEEDAFGELVA is encoded by the coding sequence ATGAACACGCTGCACGGCACCAGCACCAGCGCAGTGATCACGCGTCTGCACGACGTGAACGGGGGCCGGGGTTCCGAGAAGTCCGGTGCCGTGAGCGGGCGGGGGTGCGCTCGCGGCACCGGGCGTCAGCACACCGCGTACATGACGGTGGTTGACGGTTTCGCGGGGGAAACGCACGGGGGAGCCGCGTACAGGGAGGACTCGGGGGAGCGTCGTCGCTCGCTGTCGGAGGCGGAGTTCACCGCCTACGTCCAGGAGCGCCGCGCCTCCCTGTACGCAACCGCCTACCACCTGACCGGTGACCGCTTCGAGGCCGAGGACCTGCTGCAGAGCGCACTGTTCTCGACGTACAAGGCCTGGGACCGGATCAGTGACAAGGCCGCCGTCGGGGGTTACCTGCGGCGGACGATGACCAACCTGCACATCAGCGCGTGGCGCCGCCGCAAGCTGAACGAGTACCCGACCGAGGAACTGCCGGAGACGCCCGGCGACACGGACGCGATGCGCGGCACCGAACTGCGCGCGGTCCTGTGGCAGGCGCTGGCCCGGCTGCCCGAACTCCAGCGGACGATGCTGGTCCTTCGTTACTACGAGGGCCGCACCGACCCGGAGATCGCGGACATCCTCGACATCAGTGTCGGCACGGTGAAGTCCAGCATCTGGCGGTCGCTCCGCCGGCTGCGCGAGGACGAGGTCCTCAGCTTCGGCCGTGACGAGGAGGACGCCTTCGGGGAGCTTGTCGCCTGA
- the afsQ1 gene encoding two-component system response regulator AfsQ1, with the protein MPSLLLIEDDDAIRTALELSLTRQGHRVATAATGEDGLKLLREQRPDLIVLDVMLPGIDGFEVCRRIRRTDQLPIILLTARSDDIDVVVGLESGADDYVVKPVQGRVLDARIRAVLRRGERESNDAATYGSLVIDRAAMTVTKNGEDLQLTPTELRLLLELSRRPGQALSRQQLLRLVWEHDYLGDSRLVDACVQRLRAKVEDVPSSPTLIRTVRGVGYRLDAPQ; encoded by the coding sequence GTGCCTTCCCTGTTGCTGATCGAGGACGACGACGCCATCCGTACGGCCCTGGAGCTCTCACTGACGCGCCAGGGACACCGGGTGGCCACCGCTGCCACCGGCGAGGACGGTCTGAAACTACTGCGTGAGCAGCGGCCGGACCTGATCGTGCTGGATGTGATGCTGCCCGGCATCGACGGGTTCGAGGTGTGCCGGCGCATCCGGCGCACGGACCAGCTGCCGATCATTCTGCTGACCGCGCGCAGTGACGACATCGACGTCGTGGTCGGCCTGGAGTCCGGCGCGGACGACTATGTCGTCAAGCCGGTGCAGGGACGGGTGCTCGACGCCCGCATCCGGGCGGTGCTGCGACGCGGGGAGCGGGAGTCGAACGACGCGGCCACCTACGGCAGCCTGGTCATCGACCGTGCGGCCATGACCGTGACGAAGAACGGCGAGGACCTCCAGCTCACCCCGACCGAGCTGCGCCTGCTGCTCGAACTGAGCCGCCGCCCGGGCCAGGCCCTGTCCCGCCAGCAGCTGCTGCGCCTCGTCTGGGAGCACGACTACCTGGGCGACTCCCGCCTCGTGGACGCCTGCGTCCAACGACTGCGCGCCAAGGTCGAGGACGTCCCGTCGTCCCCCACGCTCATCCGTACCGTCCGTGGAGTCGGCTACCGCCTGGACGCGCCTCAGTGA
- a CDS encoding HAMP domain-containing sensor histidine kinase, with protein sequence MTDVQGGFRGWVAARKGVWSRLRFTSLRLRLVVVFGLVALTAAVSASGIAYWLNREAVLTRTQDAVLRDFEQEMQNRAGLLPEEPTQDELQHTAGQMANSSQRFSVLLVAQDADGKPAYGNSGGLDGFTLADVPQSLRTAVNEKQQVDSSNKAEYHLYWQRIVADDTPYLVAGTKVIGGGPTGYMLKSLEPEAKDLNSLAWSLGIATGLALIGSALLAQAAATTVLKPVQRLGAAARRLGEGKLDTRLRVSGTDELADLSRTFNKAAEALEKRVADMAGRDDASRRFVADMSHELRTPLTAITAVTEVLEEELEMETGSMDPMIEPAVRLVVSETRRLNDLVENLMEVTRFDAGTARLVIDQVDLADQITACIDARAWLDAVDLDAERGIMARLDPRRLDVILANLIGNALKHGGSPVRVAVQEADDSIVIAVRDHGPGIPEDVLPHVFDRFYKASASRPRSEGSGLGLSIALENAHIHGGEITAANSPDGGAVFTLRLPRDASNLTEQTDANETDGKASDGPKKGDA encoded by the coding sequence GTGACAGACGTGCAGGGGGGATTCCGCGGCTGGGTCGCGGCTCGCAAGGGAGTGTGGTCGAGGCTGCGTTTCACCAGCCTGCGCCTGCGACTGGTGGTCGTCTTCGGCCTGGTGGCGCTCACGGCCGCGGTATCGGCCTCCGGTATCGCCTACTGGCTCAACCGCGAGGCGGTGCTCACCCGCACCCAGGACGCGGTGCTGCGCGACTTCGAGCAGGAGATGCAGAACCGCGCGGGCCTGCTGCCCGAGGAGCCGACGCAGGACGAACTGCAGCACACCGCCGGGCAGATGGCCAACAGCAGCCAGCGCTTCAGCGTGCTGCTCGTCGCCCAGGACGCCGACGGCAAGCCCGCGTACGGCAACTCCGGCGGCCTGGACGGCTTCACGCTCGCGGACGTGCCCCAGTCGCTGCGCACGGCGGTGAACGAGAAGCAGCAGGTCGACTCCTCCAACAAGGCCGAGTACCACCTGTACTGGCAGCGGATAGTCGCGGACGACACCCCCTACCTGGTCGCCGGCACGAAGGTGATCGGCGGCGGACCCACCGGTTACATGCTCAAGTCCCTGGAGCCGGAGGCCAAGGACCTCAACTCCCTCGCCTGGTCGCTGGGCATCGCCACCGGCCTCGCGCTGATCGGCTCCGCGCTGCTCGCGCAGGCCGCCGCCACGACCGTACTGAAGCCGGTCCAACGCCTCGGTGCCGCCGCCCGCCGGCTCGGCGAGGGCAAGCTGGACACCCGCCTGCGCGTCTCCGGCACGGACGAACTGGCCGATCTCTCCCGGACGTTCAACAAGGCCGCCGAGGCGCTGGAGAAACGGGTCGCCGACATGGCCGGACGGGACGACGCGTCCCGCCGCTTCGTGGCCGACATGTCCCACGAACTGCGCACCCCCCTCACCGCGATCACCGCCGTGACGGAGGTGCTGGAGGAGGAGCTGGAGATGGAGACCGGCTCCATGGACCCGATGATCGAACCGGCCGTACGCCTGGTCGTCAGCGAGACCCGCCGCCTGAACGACCTCGTCGAGAACCTCATGGAGGTCACCCGCTTCGACGCGGGCACGGCCCGCCTGGTCATCGACCAGGTCGACCTCGCCGACCAGATCACGGCCTGCATCGACGCCCGCGCCTGGCTGGACGCGGTCGACCTGGACGCCGAGCGCGGCATCATGGCCCGCCTGGACCCGCGCCGCCTGGACGTCATCCTGGCCAACCTCATCGGCAACGCGCTCAAGCACGGCGGCTCGCCGGTGCGGGTCGCGGTCCAGGAGGCGGACGACTCGATCGTGATCGCCGTACGGGACCACGGCCCCGGCATCCCCGAGGACGTCCTCCCGCACGTCTTCGACCGCTTCTACAAGGCCAGCGCCTCCCGCCCCCGCTCCGAGGGCAGCGGCCTCGGTCTGTCCATCGCCCTGGAGAACGCCCACATCCACGGCGGCGAGATCACCGCCGCCAACTCCCCCGACGGCGGCGCGGTGTTCACCCTGCGCCTCCCCCGGGACGCATCGAACCTGACGGAACAGACGGACGCCAACGAGACCGACGGCAAGGCCTCCGACGGGCCGAAGAAGGGGGACGCCTGA
- a CDS encoding VanZ family protein, whose product MQRQGSIGGSAEIRIRATGGVLLVAHLAFVAWLTLRPLDVPWVMPPNLRPFAGIRADLALGWQQGARHIAEGLALLAPLGVLIPMAHGRINASPLGSLVRAVAAGALISLGIELLQTGVPGQIVDIDSLLLNTVGVALAHAAIVPASRAWLRRRSERTDRAPVPQEEPSQGRTPTIPRVGIAP is encoded by the coding sequence GTGCAGCGTCAAGGCTCCATCGGCGGCAGCGCCGAGATCCGCATCCGTGCGACTGGGGGTGTTCTCCTGGTCGCGCACCTCGCGTTCGTCGCCTGGCTCACGCTGCGCCCCCTGGACGTCCCCTGGGTGATGCCGCCCAACCTGCGGCCGTTCGCCGGGATCAGAGCCGATCTGGCGCTGGGCTGGCAGCAGGGCGCCCGGCACATCGCCGAGGGTCTCGCCCTGCTCGCACCGCTGGGCGTGCTGATCCCGATGGCACACGGCAGGATCAACGCCTCCCCGCTGGGCTCCCTGGTCCGTGCGGTCGCCGCAGGCGCCCTGATCTCGCTGGGCATCGAACTGCTGCAGACCGGCGTGCCCGGCCAGATCGTCGACATCGACTCGCTGCTGCTGAACACCGTGGGCGTGGCCCTGGCGCACGCGGCGATCGTCCCCGCGTCCCGCGCCTGGCTCCGCCGCAGGTCCGAGCGCACAGACCGGGCGCCGGTCCCCCAGGAGGAGCCTTCTCAGGGTCGGACCCCGACGATTCCAAGGGTCGGGATAGCTCCATAG
- a CDS encoding PspC domain-containing protein, giving the protein MTALARPTNGRMIGGVCAALARRFGTSATTMRWIFLISCLLPGPQFLLYIVLWILLPSEDKANKTREAW; this is encoded by the coding sequence ATGACCGCGCTCGCCCGACCCACCAACGGCCGCATGATCGGCGGAGTGTGCGCCGCGCTGGCACGGCGCTTCGGCACCTCCGCAACGACGATGCGCTGGATCTTCCTGATCTCCTGCCTGCTCCCCGGCCCGCAGTTCCTGCTCTACATAGTCCTGTGGATCCTGCTCCCGTCGGAGGACAAGGCGAACAAGACGCGCGAGGCCTGGTAG
- a CDS encoding MFS transporter, giving the protein MSPASTGASITVGAAPSVPVVDSRMAPGGPGYRRMSFALFLAGVATFALLYSTQALLPLISGEFGVAASEASWTVAAATGGLALFVLPMSALSERFGRRTVMTASLAVAVAVGVLVPFAPNLTSLVVLRAVQGAALAGLPASATAYLAEEVRPKALVTAIGLFVAGNSVGGMSGRVITGWVAQEWGWRVAVGVIGVIAVACAVAFRLLLPAPRHFKPGSLRPRVLARAVRDHLSNPLLRRLYAIGALFMTVFGGVYTVIGYRLTEEPFSLPQGIIGSIFLVYLVGTVSASTAGRLVGRLGRRGALYAAGATTAAGLLLSLADSLPLVLLGLVLITGGFFAGHAAASSAVSKTATHGRAQASALYQSAYYIGSSAGSTVGAVAFHAGGWAGTVGVGLLAVLGVVTITVFGTRAARLEQRRLATAA; this is encoded by the coding sequence ATGTCTCCCGCCAGTACCGGGGCGTCCATCACCGTGGGCGCCGCACCCTCAGTCCCCGTCGTCGACTCCCGAATGGCCCCGGGCGGCCCCGGCTACCGCCGGATGAGCTTCGCCCTCTTCCTCGCCGGTGTCGCGACCTTCGCGCTTCTCTACTCCACGCAGGCCCTGCTGCCGCTGATCTCCGGTGAGTTCGGGGTGGCGGCGAGCGAGGCGAGCTGGACGGTGGCGGCCGCGACGGGTGGTCTGGCGCTGTTCGTGCTGCCCATGAGCGCGCTGTCGGAGCGGTTCGGACGCCGTACGGTCATGACGGCGTCCCTGGCGGTCGCGGTGGCGGTCGGTGTGCTGGTCCCCTTCGCGCCGAACCTGACCTCCCTGGTCGTGCTGCGGGCGGTCCAGGGTGCGGCGCTGGCGGGTCTGCCGGCGTCGGCGACGGCGTATCTGGCCGAGGAGGTCCGGCCGAAGGCGCTGGTGACGGCCATCGGACTGTTCGTCGCGGGCAACAGCGTCGGCGGGATGAGCGGCCGTGTGATCACCGGCTGGGTCGCCCAGGAGTGGGGCTGGCGGGTCGCGGTCGGCGTGATCGGCGTGATCGCGGTGGCGTGCGCGGTGGCCTTCCGGCTGCTGCTCCCGGCCCCGCGCCACTTCAAGCCCGGCTCGCTGCGTCCGCGCGTCCTTGCCCGCGCGGTCCGCGACCACCTCTCCAACCCGCTGCTGCGCCGTCTGTACGCGATCGGCGCCCTGTTCATGACGGTCTTCGGCGGCGTGTACACCGTCATCGGCTACCGCCTCACGGAGGAGCCGTTCTCGCTGCCCCAGGGCATCATCGGCTCGATCTTCCTCGTGTACCTGGTCGGCACGGTGTCCGCGTCCACGGCGGGACGGCTGGTGGGCCGCCTGGGCCGCCGCGGCGCGCTGTACGCGGCCGGCGCCACGACGGCGGCGGGCCTGCTGCTGTCCCTGGCGGACTCGCTCCCGCTGGTCCTCCTCGGCCTGGTCCTCATCACGGGCGGATTCTTCGCGGGCCACGCGGCCGCCTCCTCGGCGGTCAGCAAGACAGCCACCCACGGTCGCGCGCAGGCCTCGGCGCTCTACCAGTCCGCCTACTACATCGGCTCCAGCGCGGGCAGCACGGTCGGCGCGGTGGCCTTCCACGCGGGCGGCTGGGCCGGCACGGTCGGAGTCGGCTTGCTGGCGGTGCTCGGCGTCGTGACGATCACGGTGTTCGGCACGCGGGCGGCGCGGCTTGAGCAGCGGCGGCTGGCTACGGCGGCCTGA
- a CDS encoding LysR family transcriptional regulator, translating into MAHQYSSQHRLSPSSDTEDMTMLLAPRLAYFAGVARTEHVTRAAQEMQVPQSTLSRAMVRLEQDLGVDLFARHGRTVSLTPAGRTFLASAERALAEIRRAADEVRADADPATGKVAFGFLHTMGAETVPGLIHAFRADHPRVRFSLVQNYGEAMLERLRTGELDLCLTSPVPDAPDLVARRLDEQKLRLVVPSDHRLATRKRIRLAEAADEIFVTLEPGYGLRRITDDLCQEAGFKPRIAFEGEEAETLRGLVAAGLGVALLPPPAVPRPGVAELTVTAPRAAREIGVAWMADRPDTPPVAAFKRFLLSRRGNLLPT; encoded by the coding sequence ATGGCGCATCAGTACAGCTCACAGCATCGACTGTCACCATCCAGTGACACAGAAGACATGACGATGTTGCTCGCACCCCGCCTCGCGTACTTCGCCGGCGTGGCCCGCACCGAGCACGTCACCCGGGCCGCCCAGGAGATGCAGGTCCCGCAGTCCACGCTCTCGCGTGCCATGGTCCGCCTGGAACAGGACCTGGGCGTCGACCTGTTCGCCCGCCACGGCCGTACGGTCTCCCTCACCCCCGCCGGCCGCACCTTCCTCGCCTCCGCGGAACGCGCCCTCGCCGAGATCCGGCGCGCCGCCGACGAAGTCCGCGCGGACGCCGACCCGGCCACCGGCAAGGTCGCCTTCGGGTTCCTGCACACCATGGGCGCGGAGACGGTCCCCGGCCTCATCCACGCCTTCCGCGCCGACCACCCCCGGGTCCGCTTCAGCCTGGTCCAGAACTACGGCGAGGCCATGCTCGAACGACTCCGGACCGGCGAACTGGACCTGTGCCTCACCTCGCCCGTCCCGGACGCCCCCGACCTGGTCGCCCGCCGCCTGGACGAACAGAAACTCCGCCTGGTCGTCCCCTCCGATCACCGTCTGGCCACCCGCAAGCGCATCCGCCTGGCGGAGGCGGCCGACGAGATCTTCGTGACCCTGGAACCGGGCTACGGCCTGCGCCGCATCACCGACGACCTGTGCCAGGAGGCCGGCTTCAAGCCGCGCATCGCCTTCGAGGGCGAGGAGGCGGAGACGCTGAGGGGCCTGGTGGCGGCGGGCCTCGGGGTCGCACTCCTGCCACCCCCGGCCGTACCGCGCCCCGGGGTCGCGGAACTGACGGTCACCGCCCCACGCGCGGCACGCGAGATCGGCGTCGCCTGGATGGCCGACCGCCCGGACACGCCCCCGGTCGCAGCCTTCAAGAGGTTCCTCCTGTCCAGGAGGGGCAACTTGCTACCCACCTGA
- a CDS encoding alpha/beta hydrolase produces MAQQVTPVRRVRLGKVIGPEPTAVSGVVLLLPGGDEVSHRKPATLLATSHVRTLGRRLARAGREEGLAAHVVRYRFRGWNGSDANHMSDALWAADEVVRRYGDVPVCLAGVDMGARAAVRAGGHEAVNSVLAIAPWLPEEDVAASPEPVKQLGGRRVMFVHGTNDERTDPELSFRLAERAKKANRDVCRFEVHSDRHALQQHRDEVLALAEDFVMGVLFGRSFSRPVADAFAAPPPLGLRMPLAAGFGKSLRR; encoded by the coding sequence ATGGCACAGCAAGTGACGCCGGTGCGCAGGGTCCGGCTGGGCAAGGTGATCGGGCCGGAGCCGACGGCGGTGAGCGGAGTGGTGCTCCTGCTGCCCGGAGGTGACGAGGTCTCACATCGCAAGCCGGCGACGTTGTTGGCGACCTCCCATGTGCGCACCCTCGGGCGTCGGCTGGCGCGGGCGGGGCGCGAGGAGGGTCTGGCCGCGCATGTCGTCCGCTACCGCTTCCGCGGGTGGAACGGCAGCGACGCGAACCACATGAGCGACGCGTTGTGGGCCGCCGACGAGGTCGTACGCCGCTATGGCGACGTCCCCGTGTGCCTCGCCGGTGTCGACATGGGCGCGCGGGCGGCGGTGCGGGCGGGTGGCCATGAGGCCGTCAACTCCGTGCTGGCGATTGCTCCTTGGCTGCCGGAGGAGGACGTTGCGGCGTCACCCGAACCGGTGAAACAGCTCGGGGGGCGGCGGGTGATGTTCGTGCACGGCACCAACGACGAGCGGACCGATCCCGAGCTGTCGTTCCGGCTGGCGGAGCGGGCGAAGAAGGCGAACCGGGACGTGTGCCGGTTCGAAGTGCACTCCGATCGGCACGCATTGCAGCAGCACCGGGACGAAGTCCTCGCGCTGGCCGAGGACTTCGTCATGGGGGTGCTGTTCGGGAGGTCGTTCTCGCGGCCGGTCGCCGATGCGTTCGCGGCTCCGCCTCCTTTGGGACTTCGGATGCCGTTGGCCGCCGGGTTCGGGAAGTCGTTGCGGCGCTAG
- a CDS encoding adenosine deaminase yields the protein MTSETAQKANTPSSDQIRRAPKVLLHDHLDGGLRPGTIVELARETGYTQLPETDPDKLGVWFHEAADSGSLERYLETFSHTVAVMQTRDALVRVARECAEDLAEDGVVYAEVRYAPEQHLEGGLSLEEVVEAVNEGFREGERIARENGHRIRVGALLTAMRHAARALEIAELANRFRDLGVVGFDIAGAEAGHPPTRHLDAFEYLKRENNHFTIHAGEAFGLPSIWQALQWCGADRLGHGVRIIDDIQVQSDGSVKLGRLASYVRDKRIPLELCPSSNLQTGAADSYAAHPIGLLRRLHFRATVNTDNRLMSHTSMSREFEHLVEAFGYTLDDMQWFSVNAMKSSFIPFDERLAMINDVIKPGYAELKSEWLFRQTSSTSGSEGEEG from the coding sequence ATGACGAGCGAGACTGCCCAGAAGGCGAACACCCCGAGCTCGGACCAGATCCGCCGGGCCCCGAAGGTTCTGCTGCACGACCACCTCGACGGCGGGCTCCGTCCCGGCACGATCGTCGAGCTCGCCCGCGAGACGGGCTACACCCAGCTCCCCGAGACCGACCCCGACAAGCTCGGCGTGTGGTTCCACGAGGCCGCCGACTCCGGCTCCCTGGAGCGGTACCTGGAGACCTTCTCCCACACCGTCGCGGTGATGCAGACCCGCGACGCCCTCGTCCGGGTCGCGCGCGAGTGCGCAGAGGATCTCGCAGAGGACGGGGTCGTCTACGCCGAGGTGCGGTACGCGCCCGAACAGCACCTGGAGGGCGGGCTCAGCCTCGAAGAGGTCGTCGAGGCCGTGAACGAGGGCTTCCGGGAGGGCGAGCGGATCGCGCGGGAGAACGGCCACCGCATCCGCGTGGGCGCGCTGCTGACCGCCATGCGGCACGCCGCCCGCGCGCTGGAGATCGCCGAACTCGCCAACCGCTTCCGCGACCTGGGCGTCGTCGGCTTCGACATCGCGGGCGCCGAGGCCGGCCACCCGCCCACCCGGCATCTCGACGCCTTCGAGTACCTCAAGCGCGAGAACAACCACTTCACCATCCACGCGGGCGAGGCCTTCGGTCTGCCGTCCATCTGGCAGGCCCTGCAGTGGTGCGGCGCGGACCGGCTGGGGCACGGGGTGCGCATCATCGACGACATCCAGGTGCAGTCCGACGGCTCCGTGAAGCTCGGCCGGCTCGCCTCGTACGTCCGGGACAAGCGCATCCCGCTGGAACTGTGCCCCAGCTCCAACCTCCAGACGGGCGCGGCCGACTCGTACGCCGCGCACCCCATCGGTCTGCTGCGGCGGCTGCACTTCCGCGCCACCGTGAACACCGACAACCGCCTGATGTCCCACACCAGCATGAGCCGGGAATTCGAGCACCTTGTCGAGGCATTCGGCTACACGCTCGATGACATGCAGTGGTTCTCCGTCAATGCGATGAAATCATCGTTCATTCCTTTCGATGAACGACTCGCGATGATCAATGACGTGATCAAGCCCGGATATGCCGAACTCAAGTCCGAATGGTTGTTCCGTCAGACCAGCTCTACCAGCGGTTCTGAGGGCGAGGAGGGCTGA
- a CDS encoding ATP-binding protein codes for MKQSAAKTLGVAALGAAFAAAGAGAANAAPVAPDAAGSALDTVTRTLPAENLSQAAPAAGAGLAQGGAGLAQGQEALGAGLAAAQPAAEQALAAGPTGLLGGLPLQTLPTQGLPVNGLPLA; via the coding sequence ATGAAGCAGTCTGCTGCCAAGACCCTCGGTGTCGCCGCTCTCGGTGCCGCCTTCGCCGCCGCCGGTGCGGGTGCCGCGAACGCCGCGCCGGTCGCCCCGGACGCCGCCGGTTCGGCGCTGGACACCGTCACCCGGACGCTCCCGGCCGAGAACCTCTCCCAGGCGGCGCCGGCCGCCGGTGCGGGTCTCGCCCAGGGCGGTGCGGGTCTCGCCCAGGGTCAGGAGGCGCTCGGCGCCGGACTGGCCGCCGCCCAGCCGGCCGCCGAGCAGGCGCTGGCGGCGGGCCCGACGGGGCTGCTCGGCGGTCTGCCGCTGCAGACCCTGCCCACCCAGGGCCTGCCCGTGAACGGCCTGCCGCTCGCCTGA
- a CDS encoding sigma-70 family RNA polymerase sigma factor has translation MSDGTATTTTDLDVRLEKHRVELTGYCYRMLGSSFEAEDAVQDTMVRAWRSYDKFEGRSSLRSWLYRIATNVCLDMLTAGNKRARPMDLTESTPLAQAALSPRPDNTWLEPMPDNRVLPSTEDPAEAAVAKETVRLAFMAALQQLPAKQRAVLILREVLAWKASEVAELLDTTVASVNSALQRARATLAEQQQPGAEAAVADPLDEEQQKLLERYVAAFEGYDMTALTALLHEDAIMTMPPFDLWLTGVKDITGFMTTLGAPCAGSRLLPVQVNGLPGFAQYKPDPEAGGFTPWAVQVLEVSDGRITGFHCFLDTKRWFPLFGLPLHLEAEAHQVEEGV, from the coding sequence ATGAGCGACGGCACGGCGACTACGACAACGGACCTGGACGTCAGGCTGGAGAAACACCGCGTCGAACTGACCGGGTACTGCTACCGCATGCTCGGCTCCTCCTTCGAGGCCGAGGACGCGGTGCAGGACACGATGGTGCGCGCCTGGCGGAGTTACGACAAGTTCGAGGGGCGCTCCAGTCTCCGGTCGTGGCTGTACCGCATCGCGACGAACGTGTGCCTGGACATGCTGACGGCCGGCAACAAGCGGGCCAGGCCCATGGACCTCACGGAGTCGACCCCGCTCGCGCAGGCGGCGCTCTCGCCCCGCCCGGACAACACCTGGCTGGAGCCGATGCCGGACAACCGGGTGCTGCCCAGCACCGAGGACCCGGCGGAGGCCGCGGTCGCCAAGGAGACGGTGCGGCTCGCCTTCATGGCCGCCCTGCAGCAGCTGCCGGCCAAGCAGCGGGCGGTGCTGATCCTGCGCGAGGTGCTGGCCTGGAAGGCGAGCGAGGTCGCCGAGCTGCTCGACACGACGGTCGCGTCGGTCAACAGCGCGTTGCAGCGGGCGCGCGCCACGCTCGCCGAGCAGCAGCAGCCGGGCGCCGAGGCCGCCGTCGCCGATCCGCTGGACGAGGAGCAGCAAAAGCTCCTCGAGCGGTATGTCGCGGCCTTCGAGGGCTACGACATGACCGCGCTCACGGCCCTGCTGCACGAGGACGCCATCATGACGATGCCGCCGTTCGACCTGTGGCTGACCGGCGTCAAGGACATCACGGGCTTCATGACGACGCTCGGCGCCCCCTGCGCGGGCTCGCGTCTGCTGCCGGTCCAGGTCAACGGGCTGCCTGGCTTCGCCCAGTACAAGCCGGACCCGGAGGCGGGCGGCTTCACGCCGTGGGCGGTGCAGGTGCTGGAGGTCTCAGACGGCCGGATCACCGGGTTCCACTGCTTCCTCGACACCAAGCGCTGGTTCCCGCTGTTCGGGCTCCCCCTCCATCTCGAAGCGGAGGCCCACCAGGTCGAGGAGGGCGTGTAG
- a CDS encoding STAS domain-containing protein, producing the protein MSYPPPSGLPIVDAMTPAVLVLAGPVTRDEVAGLCDDVRARLEAGGAGVVVCDVGGLGPPGLGTVDLLARLQLAARRAGGRIRLRDPDPALHALLDLVGLRFEMEGEPEQREPALGVEEAVEPGDPAV; encoded by the coding sequence ATGAGTTATCCGCCGCCGTCCGGTCTACCGATCGTGGATGCCATGACACCCGCAGTACTCGTGCTGGCCGGCCCCGTCACCCGGGATGAGGTGGCAGGGCTGTGCGACGACGTGCGGGCCCGGCTGGAGGCCGGCGGAGCGGGAGTCGTGGTGTGCGATGTCGGAGGGCTCGGACCCCCGGGACTGGGCACCGTCGACCTGCTGGCACGGCTCCAGCTGGCCGCCCGGCGCGCCGGGGGCCGGATACGCCTGCGGGACCCCGACCCGGCGCTACACGCCCTCCTCGACCTGGTGGGCCTCCGCTTCGAGATGGAGGGGGAGCCCGAACAGCGGGAACCAGCGCTTGGTGTCGAGGAAGCAGTGGAACCCGGTGATCCGGCCGTCTGA